One Bombus pyrosoma isolate SC7728 linkage group LG11, ASM1482585v1, whole genome shotgun sequence DNA segment encodes these proteins:
- the LOC122572342 gene encoding protein stoned-B-like produces MHKLAKGLKKKKKPKKGKKGAEEDEFDPEELERYRRERAEAQQKAEQSGEQASNASSDEWKKFEALTAGVDSILKKTQGDLDRIKSTSFFQRKPPLEDEKKEEEEEDQEDPGKKSSSKKWVGFDEEGNPIEGEPPDFEGKGKKKEDRPLVNEDGLVELPDDEDEHEDSADEDVFDTTYVDVLQNIDVQLAYIPDSPTEEEAGDDPFDTTNADKVLKTVDKKGNRLVSLGNAVEVLSGRVDYVSSCKITRGRRPRLQQDLLLDDFEESEQLAESSSVAAEPVDVTKTLLDDDSDLPDIPVDLTKLPSVLPRPVSPAVNQENVADNKPSNGPLDISEFEVLKEKTILEEIPDLDDAEFDLDAAPDEPVRLEEADDPFKTKEPAAVDFQAEIIEASFEAATFVDEEDPFDTTFAENILPGKTELKFIEKELEELPVSEVTISLTDPAGLNRDYETGLLKEELRAKVNNLQAKKDLLGGSTTDLSQLADEPIAPVEDLSYVDPFDTSAIKEIPPGKTELKFLEKELLGEQPNLSNSLDDDDFDPRKDEQPAVPVDVTVSKLPPRPPLPTAPVKPIFQVEFEEEEDTGEVGDRGRRSSRPEVLELAPSKTVAFELPTPSKRPDLLTTTEEEKALPSKPLTPYYSQKSIDDLLPIQEEEADVDPFDTSFVAKVAPGKTELKLIESELLKQESKLPHSLSDHDFDPRAEGEPVRRQSDFTASSTRPNNLKIAELQDSVLKKFEEQRKPKLQQRQESLLDEKIEVDAKPLTPRIESKPIEEEEEISYNDPFDTSIATNILPGKAELKILESELQQIPGELPVRPVPIAFTAIIKTTIPEVDPDFDPRAEEKKETADYLCIDDQDPGAKVLTPLQNDDFGLGEDVDPFDTSFATLGPGKTELKILESELITGPLTFQSSNMDSKGGNPFLMDDYGVESNDRKTGQQSNPFLQDFADTETAGGGENPFLNFGADQSYQSAITVDSTNPFASFATETTAPSTGFEAATTTDTTASNIFSGQSANIFQTSVSESSTNLFDAPISTQATDELFGQELQSAPPPSPVVPVTPVQPKNGKTAPSRPPPPRPQPPAPPKNTKDLILSVTGAMDATSNHLLDRLQATRTPSPTLMHSPSPTPEHSFADFLDVDSNVPDLMSDDGKVAEPSKNRDILDLLDAPNTETTTTTIFSTSINTEDATSLVTGVSLISATGQDNPFVSITEQEASPIQAEDTFKSDFPETASVTSEKRPSIASTTGVVGSDTEKTGIDLDFAAESPVVSETMQSSTAGAELFATSGTEQLSTMTTESAFFSVADTMSSGPFGTTDTTASHFTTSMQTPGTQPLFASTEMNASSAQSNGPFASDLLGDFEEPTKDINGMTSTSPTPGAEFPISEAYKPEEQLDNFAATTKVIEGTGDAFDIFASKFDKAAEQETNSGDPFLDAFGGGPTAMDTSSDVWGDSSATGSETAVTGFGETDGFDSFLSMTAPPPETNVKRTDSVDSDAGPDFSVFIKPKEDDQGGAIEGGAVPVLAPPPKSPQNTAYTDTSPRFNPFDKSGFAQDAIPTTETAQPAELTRTDSQETPPTPLFDEDVSQPLEDFPRVTYTGDGWDMHLRQPNKKKITGQRFWKKIFIKLVYQGDSPVLQLFNSREDKDPFQELPLVPSYSISDIGAQQFDQYGKIFTVKLQYIFYKERPGVRPGQVTKAERITNKLSQFAAYAIQGDYQGVKEFGSDLRKLGLPVEHAPQISQLFKLGSQLYEDMKQFSSAIEEALFRLPAHRDRALSYKTEDVQITVVDELYVEQNAQGQVEKQIARVRLFFLGFLSGMPDVELGINDMWRQGKEVVGRHDIIPVVTEEWIRLENVEFHSCVQQDEYEKSRIIKFKPPDACYIELMRFRVRPPKNRELPLQLKAVMCVTGNKVELRADILVPGFASRKLGQVPCEDVMVRFPIPECWIYLFRVEKHFRYGSVKSAHRRTGKIKGIERFLGAVDTLEPQLMEVTSGQAKYEHQHRAIVWRMPRLPKEGQGAYTTHQLICRMALTSYDQIPENLAEYCYVEFTMPATQVSHTTARSVSFQNHDSDTPPEKYVRNLSRHEYRVGIEHTQGEGPGAYVSATYTRKIPETTPETQGEASDAGAESDSDSSD; encoded by the exons ATGCACAAGCTAGCCAAGGGcctgaagaagaagaaaaagccgAAGAAGGGCAAGAAGGGGGCAGAGGAGGACGAGTTCGACCCGGAGGAGCTCGAGCGTTACAGGCGCGAGCGGGCGGAGGCCCAGCAGAAAGCCGAGCAATCCGGCGAGCAGGCCAGCAACGCCAGCTCCGACGAGTGGAAGAAATTCGAGGCGTTGACGGCCGGAGTCGACTCGATCCTCAAGAAGACACAAGGAGATCTCGATCGTATTAAATCCACTTCCTTTTTCCAACGGAAGCCGCCGCTAGAAgacgagaagaaagaggaagaggaagaggaccAGGAAGATCCTGGTAAAAAGTCTTCTTCGAAAAAGTGGGTAGGTTTCGACGAGGAAGGTAATCCGATCGAAGGTGAACCACCGGACTTCGagggaaagggaaaaaagaaagaggacaGGCCTCTGGTTAACGAGGACGGTCTCGTCGAACTTCCCGACGACGAGGATGAACACGAAGACTCCGCCGACGAAGACGTATTCGATACAACCTACGTTGACGTTCTCCAGAATATCGACGTTCAACTAGCTTACATTCCCGACAGTCCAACCGAGGAGGAGGCCGGCGACGATCCGTTCGACACTACAAACGCGGacaaagtattaaaaacaGTAGATAAGAAGGGGAACAGATTGGTCAGTTTAGGGAACGCTGTAGAGGTCCTCTCCGGAAGAGTCGATTACGTGAGTTCGTGCAAGATCACGAGAGGCAGGCGGCCTAGACTTCAACAAGATTTATTATTGGATGATTTCGAGGAATCTGAGCAACTTGCGGAGAGTAGCAGCGTAGCTGCGGAGCCTGTGGACGTGACTAAGACTTTGCTGGACGACGACAGCGATCTTCCTGATATTCCTGTCGATCTTACGAAGCTTCCTTCGGTTCTACCAAGACCAGTCAGCCCAGCTGTGAATCAAGAGAACGTTGCGGACAACAAACCATCCAACGGACCTTTGGATATTTCAGAGTTCGAAGtattgaaagagaaaacgatCCTAGAGGAGATTCCTGACTTGGACGACGCAGAGTTCGATTTAGACGCAGCGCCAGATGAACCGGTACGTCTTGAGGAGGCTGACGATCCTTTCAAAACTAAGGAACCGGCGGCTGTAGACTTCCAAGCCGAGATAATAGAAGCAAGCTTCGAGGCAGCTACTTTCGTCGACGAAGAAGATCCGTTCGACACTACTTTCGCTGAGAATATCCTTCCTGGTAAGACAGAGTTAAAGTTCATCGAGAAAGAACTAGAAGAGCTTCCGGTTTCAGAGGTGACGATATCCTTGACCGACCCAGCTGGATTGAACAGAGACTATGAGACAGGTTTGCTGAAAGAAGAGCTCAGAGCGAAGGTCAATAATTTGCAAGCTAAGAAGGATCTTCTAGGAGGATCTACAACCGATCTAAGTCAACTCGCGGACGAACCTATAGCTCCAGTAGAAGATCTCAGCTACGTAGACCCTTTCGACACCTCTGCTATCAAAGAAATTCCTCCTGGAAAGACAGAGTTGAAGTTCCTCGAGAAAGAGTTACTTGGTGAACAACCTAATCTTTCTAATTCTCTGGACGACGACGATTTCGATCCAAGAAAGGACGAGCAGCCAGCTGTTCCGGTTGACGTTACTGTATCCAAGCTACCGCCAAGGCCTCCTCTTCCAACAGCACCTGTTAAACCAATCTTTCAGGTTGaattcgaagaagaagaagatactgGCGAGGTTGGCGACCGTGGACGAAGATCTTCGAGGCCAGAAGTGCTAGAACTAGCACCTTCAAAGACCGTTGCTTTCGAACTGCCTACACCATCCAAACGTCCAGACCTACTGACAACCACCGAAGAAGAGAAAGCACTACCTTCGAAACCTCTGACACCTTATTATTCTCAGAAATCTATCGACGACTTGTTACCTATACAGGAGGAGGAAGCTGATGTGGATCCTTTCGATACCAGTTTCGTGGCCAAGGTAGCTCCCGGAAAGACAGAATTGAAGTTAATCGAGTCAGAATTGTTGAAACAGGAGTCAAAGTTACCTCATAGCCTGAGCGACCACGATTTTGATCCGCGAGCCGAAGGGGAACCTGTAAGAAGACAGAGCGATTTCACAGCTAGTTCTACCAGGCCGAACAACTTGAAGATCGCCGAGCTTCAGGACTCTGTGTTGAAAAAGTTCGAGGAACAGAGGAAACCGAAACTGCAGCAGAGGCAGGAGAGTTTGTTGGACGAGAAGATCGAGGTGGACGCGAAGCCTCTGACGCCAAGAATCGAGTCGAAGCccatcgaagaagaagaagagatttCCTACAACGATCCTTTCGACACTTCTATCGCCACTAATATTCTTCCTGGTAAAGCGGAGCTGAAGATTCTTGAGAGCGAACTACAGCAAATTCCTGGAGAGCTGCCCGTTCGTCCTGTTCCTATCGCATTCACAGCGATCATTAAAACTACCATTCCGGAGGTTGATCCTGACTTTGATCCCAGAGccgaggaaaagaaggaaacagcAGATTATTTGTGCATCGACGACCAAGATCCTGGAGCCAAAGTACTTACTCCTTTGCAGAACGACGACTTCGGTTTAGGAGAGGACGTGGATCCTTTCGACACCAGTTTCGCTACCCTAGGACCAGGAAAAACTGAACTGAAGATACTTGAATCCGAATTAAT aa CTGGTCCATTAACCTTTCAATCGAGCAACATGGATTCCAAAGGTGGAAACCCTTTCTTGATGGACGACTACGGTGTCGAGTCCAACGACAGGAAAACTGGCCAACAGTCGAATCCTTTCCTCCAGGACTTCGCGGACACGGAAACAGCCGGAGGAGGGGAGAATCCTTTCCTGAATTTTGGAGCAGACCAATCTTATCAATCAGCCATTACAGTCGACTCGACGAACCCTTTCGCTTCTTTCGCTACGGAGACCACTGCACCTAGCACTGGTTTCGAAGCTGCTACTACTACCGACACCACGGCATCTAACATATTCTCTGGTCAATCCGCGAACATTTTTCAGACGTCTGTCAGCGAGTCGAGCACGAATCTGTTCGACGCGCCGATCTCCACTCAAGCGACTGACGAACTTTTCGGCCAAGAGTTGCAGTCTGCACCTCCGCCGTCTCCGGTGGTGCCTGTGACACCAGTTCAACCCAAGAATGGCAAGACTGCACCGTCGAGACCGCCTCCGCCGAGACCTCAACCACCGGCGCCTCCTAAGAACACCAAAGACTTGATCTTGTCGGTTACTGGAGCTATGGATGCTACTTCTAACCATCTCCTGGATCGATTACAG GCAACAAGAACACCCAGTCCAACGTTAATGCACTCTCCATCGCCAACTCCGGAGCACAGTTTCGCCGACTTCCTGGACGTGGATTCGAACGTGCCAGACCTAATGTCCGACGACGGCAAAGTAGCCGAGCCATCAAAGAATCGCGACATCCTAGATCTCCTTGACGCACCTAATACAGAGACTACAACCACTACCATCTTCTCCACGTCGATAAACACCGAAGACGCCACCAGTTTGGTAACAGGAGTATCCTTGATCAGTGCAACTGGCCAGGACAATCCATTCGTCAGCATTACAGAGCAAGAGGCATCTCCTATTCAGGCTGAGGATACCTTTAAGTCAGATTTCCCGGAAACTGCTTCTGTAACAAGTGAAAAGAGACCATCTATAGCTTCCACGACCGGAGTTGTTGGAAGTGACACGGAGAAGACTGGTATTGATTTAGATTTCGCTGCGGAATCCCCTGTTGTCTCAGAAACTATGCAATCATCGACAGCTGGAGCTGAATTATTCGCTACCAGCGGCACTGAGCAATTGTCCACGATGACTACCGAGTCTGCGTTCTTTTCTGTCGCCGATACGATGTCTTCTGGACCATTTGGTACCACAGATACCACGGCCTCGCATTTCACGACATCCATGCAAACGCCCGGCACACAACCTTTGTTCGCAAGCACGGAAATGAATGCGTCATCCGCTCAGTCCAATGGACCATTTGCTTCTGATTTACTTGGTGATTTCGAAGAACCTACGAAAGATATCAATGGCATGACATCGACCAGTCCGACTCCGGGAGCTGAATTTCCCATCAGCGAAGCGTATAAGCCTGAAGAGCAATTAGATAACTTTGCAGCAACTACGAAAGTTATCGAGGGTACTGGCGATgcgtttgatatttttgcttCGAAGTTTGATAAAGCTGCGGAGCAGGAAACCAACTCTGGAGATCCTTTCTTGGATGCCTTTGGTGGCGGGCCTACCGCCATGGACACGTCTAGCGAtg TTTGGGGTGATTCGTCTGCGACCGGGTCAGAGACAGCAGTGACTGGATTTGGAGAAACTGATGGGTTTGACTCGTTCCTGAGTATGACTGCACCACCACCAGAGACAAATGTAAAGAGAACCGACTCTGTAGATTCGGATGCGGGACCAGATTTCAGTGTATTCATTAA ACCAAAAGAGGATGATCAAGGCGGAGCAATCGAAGGAGGAGCTGTCCCCGTACTAGCACCACCACCAAAGAGTCCGCAAAACACAGCTTACACAGATACCTCACCACGATTCAATCCCTTCGACAAGTCAGGATTCGCACAGGACGCTATTCCCACTACGGAAACTGCTCAACCTGCTGAACTGACCAGGACAGATTCTCAG GAAACTCCTCCGACTCCCCTATTTGACGAAGACGTTAGCCAACCTTTGGAAGACTTCCCAAGAGTGACGTACACCGGTGACGGCTGGGACATGCACCTGCGCCAACCtaacaagaaaaagataacCGGTCAACGATTCTGGAAGAAGATCTTCATAAAACTGGTCTACCAAGGTGACAGTCCTGTACTCCAGTTGTTTAACAGCAGAGAAGACAAGGATCCCTTCCAAGAATTACCTCTAGTTCCTTCTTACTCGATATCCGACATCGGAGCACAGCAATTTGACCAATACGGGAAAATATTCACGGTGAAGCTGCAATACATTTTCTACAAGGAACGACCTGGAGTACGACCTGGCCAGGTGACAAAGGCGGAAAGGATAACGAATAAACTCAGTCAGTTCGCTGCGTACGCCATTCAGGGTGATTATCAGGGGGTGAAAGAATTTGGAAGCGATCTAAGGAAGCTCGGTCTTCCCGTGGAACACGCGCCACAg ATTTCTCAGTTATTCAAACTGGGCTCTCAACTCTACGAAGATATGAAGCAGTTTTCTAGCGCGATCGAGGAAGCTCTGTTCAGATTGCCGGCTCATCGGGATCGGGCGCTCAGTTATAAGACAGAAGACGTGCAGATTACGGTCGTGGATGAATTGTACGTGGAACAGAACGCGCAGGGTCAGGTCGAGAAGCAAATAGCGCGTGTTCGATTGTTCTTCTTGGGCTTCCTCTCTG GAATGCCTGACGTTGAATTGGGAATAAATGACATGTGGCGCCAAGGGAAAGAGGTAGTAGGTAGACATGATATAATTCCAGTGGTAACCGAAGAATGGATCCGTCTGGAGAACGTTGAGTTCCACTCCTGCGTTCAACAGGACGAATACGAAAAATCTAGAATTATAAA GTTCAAGCCACCGGATGCATGCTATATCGAACTTATGAGGTTCCGAGTAAGGCCTCCTAAAAACAGAGAGCTTCCTCTTCAGCTTAAAGCCGTAATGTGCGTTACCGGTAATAAG GTAGAGCTGAGGGCGGACATTCTCGTGCCGGGATTCGCGTCAAGAAAACTGGGCCAAGTGCCCTGCGAGGACGTGATGGTACGTTTCCCCATTCCAGAGTGCTGGATCTACCTGTTCAGAGTGGAAAAACACTTCAGATACGGATCCGTTAAGTCAGCTCATAGGAGAACAGGAAAGATCAAGGGTATCGAAAGATTTCTTGGTGCGGTTGATACTTTGGAACCTCAACTGATGGAGGTGACGTCCGGTCAGGCAAAATACGAACATCAACATCGTGCTATCGTTTGGAGAATGCCTAGGTTACCGAAAGAAGGCCAAG GAGCATACACGACACACCAATTGATCTGTCGAATGGCCCTAACTTCCTATGATCAGATCCCCGAAAACCTAGCCGAGTACTGTTACGTGGAATTCACGATGCCAGCGACCCAAGTGTCTCACACGACGGCGAGGAGTGTTAGTTTTCAAAATCACGACAGCGACACTCCACCAGAGAAATACGTCAGGAATTTGTCGCGACACGAGTATAG AGTTGGAATCGAGCATACGCAAGGAGAAGGTCCAGGCGCATACGTATCTGCGACCTACACACGAAAAATTCCGGAAACGACGCCGGAGACGCAAGGAGAAGCTTCAGACGCTGGCGCGGAATCAGATTCCGATTCCTCCGATTAA